GCCAGCTGCGCTGGGGCTGGGACGCGCTATGGCTAGCCGCGCTGATCGCGGCGGCGCTGACCGTGGCGATCGCGCGGCTGACGGGCGCGGGGCGGTCCATACCGGCAGAGGCAGCCCCCTGATCCTCAGCGCTTGGGATGGCTGTCCGAGCGTTGCATCCGGCCGTCGAGCCCGTGGATGGTCAGCTCAGTGTACTGATGCTGGCTGATCGGCCGGGCGTAGCCTCCGGCTTCGGCCTTGGTGGTGGTGACGTGGCTGGCGCGTTGGCCGTGGTCGCGCTTGACCTGCCAGCCATCGGGGTGCGGCATCACGCGGTGGTTGTCTCTCGACATGATATCTCTCCTGCAAGTTGATGCAGGTTAAATGCCCAGGGCAGTGGGAAAGATTCGCGAGGGGGGACGAACGGTGGCTGCTACCAGCCGAACCGGTCGCGCATCACCTCGGCCTCAGGCGCGGGCATTCG
This genomic stretch from Sphingomonas sp. LM7 harbors:
- a CDS encoding DUF2188 domain-containing protein, whose amino-acid sequence is MSRDNHRVMPHPDGWQVKRDHGQRASHVTTTKAEAGGYARPISQHQYTELTIHGLDGRMQRSDSHPKR